The nucleotide sequence TCGCACGGGAACCGCAAAAAGCCGGCGTTTTCCCTGAGGATATTGACAGCATGGTCCGGTGTCTGTCATCCTGTGGGAACGTTCGTTATCGGGGCCTCATGACCATCGGGCCAGTCGTCCCCGACCCCGGACTGAGCCGCCCGGTCTTTCGGACGCTCGCCGAACTCGGCAAGCGCCACGGGGCCGAATGGTTGAGTATGGGGATGAGCGCCGACTTCGACGTGGCGATCCAGGAAGGAGCCACCCACGTCAGGATCGGTACGGCGCTCTTTGGCGGACGGACCTGATCCACGGACGGAGATACAGAAGCATCATGGAAGAAGCAGTCGCACGACCGGGCCTCTTTTCGCGCCTAGCCGGCATCGTCAACCGCAACCACGACGACTACGAAGAGGATTTCGACGCGCCCGCCGGGGCGCCTTTGCGCGTCCACTCGGCGCACAGGTACAGCATCACCGTGAGACGGCAGATCTCGTCGTTCCAGGACGCGGTCGCTGCGGCGGACGGCTTAAAGCGCGGCGAGCAACAGATCCTGAACCTGTCGATGGCGTCGATGGAACTTCGGGAGAAGATCAAGGACTTCATGTGCGGCGTCAATTACGCGGCCGAGGGGTCTTGGGAGGAACTGGGCGACAACGTCTTCCTTCTGGCACCTGCCTCCGCGTTCGTCGAAGTCGCCCCTGCTACGCCGCGCGGGCACGAAAAGAACTGAGCATCTCCTCAAGTGGAGTGATCCCGTCCCTGCCGTCTGAGGGTTTTCCGGCAGGGCGGGGTCATTGCACCGTCCTAACGCGACGTGACATGGACGGTCTTTTCGCGCGTGTAGACCGCAAGGCCGGGTTGCGACCCCTTCGGCCGACGGACGTAGCGCTTCTGCGTGTAATCGACCGACACGTAGGACGAGTGTTTCGACGACGAGTGGTCCACGGCGACCTTGGCCGCGAACTCGATGTCCGCGCGTTGGACCTTGTCCGGCCTGTTGTCCGTACACAGGACGACGTGGGCCGAAGGAGCCCCTCGGACGTGGAACCAAAGGTCGGCAGGCTTCGCGACCTTCGTGGTCAGATAATCGTTCGAGGTCGCGTTCTCGCCATAAAGGACGCGCCATCCGCCCGGTGACAGAAGTTCGCGGACGGCGTGACCTTCGAAAGGACGGTCTTCTTTGCGGACCGCCGTGCCCGGACGCTGGAGCCAGCGTCTCCGGGCGGCCGCTTCCCGGACCGCATCGAGGTCCTTCGCGTCGTCCGCGGACTCCAATGCCGCCAGCGACGAGAGCAAGGCCTCTCGGTCCTCGGTGAGACGGTCGTTCTGGCCACGCAGTTCGTCGGCGCGGGACTTGGCCTTCTTCGCCTTGGAGAAGTAACGCTCGGCGTTCTCAAGGGCCGACGCGTCCGGTTTCAGCGGCACCGCCACCTCTTGGCCGTCGTAGTCCCACGCGTCCAAGATCCGGGCGCCTTCCGGGATCGAGGACTGATATGCGAGGATGAGCTCGCCATAAAGTTGGAGCCGCCGAGCGTTCCGGGCCGCGTCGAGGGCTTCGGCCAAGTCGCGTAATGCGACGTCCCGCGCAAGCAGCACACGTTCGAGCTGTGAACGAAGCCCCGCTTGCTCCGAACGGAACCGGGCCTCCGCTATCGCGCTTTCGAAGTGCTGTTCGAGGGCTTGACCGATCGAAGCCCGTGAAACGCCGTCCAAGCCTAACGCCGCCACGTCGACCGGGTACGCGCCGGATCCTGGGACGAACGTCGCACCGGGCGACGTCCCCTGCCAGACGGCGTCGACGGCGGTCGCGTCGCCGCCCGCTGCCAGGAGTTTCCGCAAGAACGGGGATGATCCGTCTCCGTCCGGAACCGGGGGAAGCGCATATTCTCCGCCCGGCAAGACAGGCCTGACGGACCGGGCCGGGCCGATGAACTCGGCAGCGGCCACGGCCCGTCCTCGGCCGTCGACGAGGACGATGTTGCCGTGCCGGCCCGTGGCTTCCACCATCAGTCGGTACGATTCCGTTTCCGTCCGGAACGCGAACTCGACCACACGGTCGCGGCCGATCTGGCGTACTGAAGTCAACTCCGATCCGTGGAGCCGCTTCCGGATTTCGGTCGCCAAGGAAGGAGCGTCCTTCGGGAATTCGGGCCGCCTCGTCGCCGGATAGATCCGAGCGAACTCGCGGTCGACGCTGGCGACGACCCACCTCTCCCCGCCGTCATAGAAGCCGAGGACAAGGGTCCGCGCGTCCGGTTGCGCCGCTCGTTCCAGCTTCGATCCGACGAAGACTTGGAGCTCGGAGACGACCGCCGCCGTCGACAGGCTGTCGAAAGGGATCTTCACGCTCGCCAGGATCATATCCGTTGGACTAGAATCGCCTTTGTGCCCCGAGCGGTCGTCTGGTACGGCGTCTATTGCGTCCTTCAAGCGGTCTTAAACCTGGTGTGGTTCGGGCTGGCGGTCTGGTTGGTCGTCAAGAACAAGGAGGTCGCGAACGAGTACTTTCCCGCCGGGTTCTTTCTAGCGGGCGGGCTGTTCCTGATGCCGACGACGCTCTTTGTCGGTGTGGGGAACGTGTGGCTGATGTTCCGGCCTCGGACGAAGAAAGCGTGGTCGATGCACATGGGGAACCTCGCCGTCGGTGCGGGCACCTGCGTCTTGACGCCACTCGCCTTGCCCTTGCTCTTCGCCTGGTTCCGTCCGGCCGTGCGAGAATGGTACGGGTCGTGACCGTCAGGCCTTGGCGCCGCAGAGCCGGCACATGGTGAGGGTCATCCGCTCGACCGTGTCGCCTGCCGAGTAACTGGGCAGGGCGCCCTTGAGCATGGCGTCTGCAGCGGTGATCTCTCCGATGCAGCCCGAAATCTGGTGCAAGGAGAGCCTCTTCGCTGCTCCGACGATCTTCCGTTGGCGCCAATCGGGCTCGTTGCCGAGCCGTTTTTCCGGCAGCCAACGTTCGACGTGAGCGTCCGGATGGACGGGGTTGGTACCCGAGTCCAAGCAGAACCGCGCTTGCCAAAGCGCCCGGAACTGACTGACAAGGACAGGGAACACTCGTTGTATGGCCATGCTGCTCGCGTCGGGGGAGCGGCCGAAAAGGAGCCGGACCTGGGTCACGGCCGTGGCCGCGTCGCCTGCGACGACGGCGTCCACGAGTTTGAAAGCGTTGTATTCGAGGTCGGGCGTGACCGCCGCTTTCACGTCTGCTTCCCGGACCTCCGGTGATTCTCCTGCGAAAAGGGCCGCCTTTTCGGCCTCAGCGATGGCCGAGCCAGGCTTGTTGCCGACCATTTGGGCCAGCGTGTTGGCCGCCTTTTCAGAGATCGTCTTATCGTGCTTGGCCACTGCTTCACGGATCAGGACGAGCGTACGTGAGGGATCTTCGTTGAAGACGTAGGATTTGCCTCCGGCGAGGTCGACGATCTTGGCCCAGACGTCTGCGGATTTGCGCAGCCTTTGCTGACGGTCGTCGTCTCCACTGTCCTCGTCATGGACGAGGACCAGCAGCGACGTCTCAGGCAGGGCCGCCAAGAGTCGTACGACGCTATGGTTCTTACCGATGCTCTCGTCGGTCCGCTTAGCGACGTCGTACCGACCGATCGAGCGGACGATGACGGTCCGACGTTCGGAAAAGAACGGAACGGTCGCGGCCAGCCCGCACCATTCGGACGGGTCTTTCGCGTCGGCCTGGAACTGTTCGGTCTCTGAAGGATCGATCCCCTCGCTCGAAGTCAGTTCTTCCAAGGCCGAAGCGCGGGAAACCGGGTCGTCTCCGGAGATCAGCACGACGCGACGCTGCAACGCGGACGCCGTTTCGAACCGGGCCGCCATTACCGGCCCCCCTTCGTGGACTTCGCCGACCGGAGGTCCTTCAAGAGACGTTTGATCGTCTCTCGCTCATCGACGGTCATGGCGGCAGGGCCGAACGCGGCTTTGTCCAGGGCCGCGACGACCGCCTTCAGTTCCTCGTGACCGGTTTCGAACCTCGGTGCGGCGATGTCCGCATATTCCTTGACCGTCATGCTGAAGCGTCGGTTGACCCCCGTCTTCGACCGGACGGTCCGGTCGAACTCACGTTGAAGCGGAGCGACTTCGGACTTACCTGCCGCTACCGTCCGAGCGGCGACGAACGCCTTGATCTGGGGCAGGAGCAGGACGACGATGCCGATCGTGCTCGCGAGCGCGACCACGAAGACCACGTTCCTCCAGAACGTCCCACCGTCGTTCCCGGTGTTGGACTCGTCGTCGTCGGCAGCGATCGCACCCTCCGTCGGGTCGAACGGCACCCACCCTCGTCCTTCGAAGTACACCTCGGCCCAGGCATGGGCGTCCTTCTGCCTGACCGTGTAGAAACCTTGCTCGTCCTTCTTCATGTCCTGGACGACGTAGCCGACCGTATAGCGGGCCGGCAGTCCGACGGCGCGGGCGCAGACGACCATCGATGTCGCGAAGAGGTCGCAGTACCCGACCCTGCTCGAAAAGAGGAAATGCTCGGACGGGTCGGACCCGCTCGGCACGGGCGGCGACTTGAGGCTGTATTTGGCCGCCGACGCGATCGCGGCCTTGATCCTCTCGGCCTTGTCGTAGTCCGAGCCTGCGTTCGCGGTCGCTGCGAGGGCGAAACTGACCACCGACGAAGGGATGCGACGGTCATCCAAGAAGTAGCTTTCGATGGGCCGCAGATCGGCCGGCATCCTCGCCGAACCCGGTTCGGCCGCAGCCTTCGGTCGAAGATAAGTGACGTCGACCGACTGCCCCGTCTGGAGTTCCGTCCGCCGCAAGGCGAGGCCGGACAGAGAGAACGTGTAACCCGCGGGCGCCGAGTCTTGAATCTGTGCGACGGAACCGGGTGTCCCGATCGCAGGGACACGGCGGAACGCGGCGAGGACCGTCAATCGGGCCGGTTCAGGATCCGGGAACGGTTCGAGCGGTGCACCTTTGAGCCAACCCGTGGCGAGGGTCGGCGACCCGTCGTCGGGGGGAGTGACGACGATCGGGCCTGACGAAAGAACGGACTGCACGTCCGTCGAACGGAGCCGCGACCAGCCCGCCTTGTTGTAGAACACGTAGAACCCCGTGCGGAGGTACACGTCGTTGCTGACCTTGACTTTGAACAACGGGGTGGGATCGCTGTCGATCCGTCCACGGCCGACCGGCATCTCCGCATTGTCCTGGTTCGACGCGGCCGCAGCCGCCGACGGTGCCGAAGGGAGGCTGACCTTGACCGCTCCCGATACCTGCTGGACCGACATACGGAGCAACGGAGCACCAAGGAGACTGACGAGGACGATCACGGCCGCCGATGCGAACGCCCACTCCGGCCCAGCCATCCAGCGCCAGGAGTCCCGTTCGAGCAGGACGGGGTCGTCGACGCCGGCGAGTTGGGCCCTCCGGACCATGGCACGGCGATGGATTCGAGCGTAGAGAAGGCTCGAACAGACCAAGAACAGGAAGAACAGGACGGTGGCCGGCGGATAGCTGTCGAACGTGCCGACAAGGGCGAACAACGACAGGCACGGTAAGTTCAAAAAGAGCAACGTCTGGTCGCGCCACGAGACGAACCCGCAGAAGAGGATCATCCAGGACAGCCAGGCTCCCGCGAAGATCGCGAACGGGACGCCCTCTTCCGGAAGCAACCGATTGAGCGGTTGCGTTCCGAGCGCCGAAGCGACGACGAAAAAGCTCCATAGATAGCTGTCGGCGTTAGCCGCCTTCTTGTCCTTGACCGCCCTCGAAACGAAGTACCCGGCCAGAAGCGAGACGATCGAGCCGACGGAAAGGAACTGGGCCAGCAAAGGCTTACCGAGGCTTTGGCCGAGCGCGAACAACGATGTCGCGCACGACACGATGACCAGGAAATGGTCGAGGAACGTCGTCTCGCTCGGTTTCTTCACTTGACCGCCTCGACCTTCGGCATCATTTGGACTTCGGCCCCCGCCGTTTCCAGTGCGGCGATGTAGGCA is from Armatimonadota bacterium and encodes:
- a CDS encoding cell division protein SepF, with the translated sequence MEEAVARPGLFSRLAGIVNRNHDDYEEDFDAPAGAPLRVHSAHRYSITVRRQISSFQDAVAAADGLKRGEQQILNLSMASMELREKIKDFMCGVNYAAEGSWEELGDNVFLLAPASAFVEVAPATPRGHEKN
- a CDS encoding NFACT family protein, which gives rise to MKIPFDSLSTAAVVSELQVFVGSKLERAAQPDARTLVLGFYDGGERWVVASVDREFARIYPATRRPEFPKDAPSLATEIRKRLHGSELTSVRQIGRDRVVEFAFRTETESYRLMVEATGRHGNIVLVDGRGRAVAAAEFIGPARSVRPVLPGGEYALPPVPDGDGSSPFLRKLLAAGGDATAVDAVWQGTSPGATFVPGSGAYPVDVAALGLDGVSRASIGQALEQHFESAIAEARFRSEQAGLRSQLERVLLARDVALRDLAEALDAARNARRLQLYGELILAYQSSIPEGARILDAWDYDGQEVAVPLKPDASALENAERYFSKAKKAKSRADELRGQNDRLTEDREALLSSLAALESADDAKDLDAVREAAARRRWLQRPGTAVRKEDRPFEGHAVRELLSPGGWRVLYGENATSNDYLTTKVAKPADLWFHVRGAPSAHVVLCTDNRPDKVQRADIEFAAKVAVDHSSSKHSSYVSVDYTQKRYVRRPKGSQPGLAVYTREKTVHVTSR